Proteins from a genomic interval of Thunnus maccoyii chromosome 1, fThuMac1.1, whole genome shotgun sequence:
- the mmp2 gene encoding 72 kDa type IV collagenase — translation MGFPTIFSCRRIVLKVFLVQFIAFQATYAAPSPIIRFPGDDTPKTDKEVALHYLNKFYGCPQDRCNLMVLKDTLKKMQKFFSLQETGEIDAKTVDIMKKPRCGVPDVANYNFFHRKPMWQKKDITYRILGYTPDLDEEVINDAFFRAFKVWSDVTPLTFNRIMDGEADIMINFGRNEHGDGYPFDGKDGLLAHAFAPGPGIGGDSHFDDDEQWTLGEGQVVKAKFGNADGEFCKFPFLFMGTEYNSCTSQGRDDGFLWCSTTYNFDDDGKYGFCPHELLFTLGGNGDGSPCKFPFTFQGEKYDGCTTQGRDDGYRWCATTEDYDRDKSFGFCPETAMSTVGGNSEGSPCAFPFTFLGDTYESCTSSGRSDGKMWCATTKSYDDDRKWGFCPDQGYSLFLVAAHEFGHALGLEHSQDPGALMAPIYTFTKDFRLSQDDIKGIQELYGVPTGKPLPPTQGPVTPMDICKEPVIFDAVAQIRGETFFFKDRFLFRSVNFRGKPSGPTLVATYWPDLPLKIDAAYENPVEEKTVFFAGNEMWVYKADDLEKGYPKRLSSLGLPSDLQQIDAAFNFRKNRKTYFFSGDKFWRYDENTKRMDPGFPKLIADSWNGIPDGIDSSFSLNGIDYSYFFKGNHYFKLEDSSLKIVKLGEITKDWLGC, via the exons ATGGGCTTTCCGACGATATTTAGTTGTCGTCGGATTGTTCTTAAAGTGTTTTTGGTTCAATTTATCGCCTTTCAAGCAACATATGCAGCCCCTTCGCCTATTATCAGGTTTCCTGGAGACGATACAcccaaaacagacaaagaagTTGCTTTG CACTATCTGAACAAGTTTTATGGATGCCCACAAGACAGATGTAACCTTATGGTGCTTAAGGACACCttaaagaaaatgcaaaagttCTTCTCTCTCCAAGAAACTGGAGAGATTGATGCCAAAACAGTGGACATCATGAAAAAGCCCCGCTGTGGCGTCCCAGATGTGGCCAATTACAACTTCTTCCACAGGAAACCCATGTGGCAGAAGAAGGATATCACCTACAG AATCCTTGGATACACTCCTGATCTTGATGAGGAAGTGATAAATGATGCTTTCTTCAGAGCCTTCAAAGTATGGAGTGATGTCACCCCACTCACATTCAACCGCATTATGGACGGAGAGGCTGACATCATGATTAATTTTGGCCGCAATG AACATGGAGATGGTTACCCCTTCGATGGCAAAGATGGCCTCTTGGCTCATGCCTTTGCTCCAGGGCCAGGAATTGGGGGAGACTCTCACTTCGATGATGATGAGCAGTGGACGCTTGGAGAGGGACAAG TGGTGAAGGCGAAGTTCGGCAATGCTGATGGAGAGTTCTGTAAATTCCCCTTCCTGTTCATGGGCACTGAGTACAACAGCTGTACATCTCAGGGCCGTGACGATGGCTTCCTGTGGTGCTCCACCACTTACAACTTTGATGACGATGGCAAATATGGCTTCTGCCCCCATGAGT TACTCTTTACTCTGGGCGGAAACGGCGATGGTTCTCCATGTAAATTCCCCTTCACCTTTCAGGGAGAGAAATATGATGGATGCACCACTCAGGGCAGAGATGATGGGTATCGCTGGTGTGCCACTACAGAGGACTATGACCGTGACAAATCCTTTGGCTTCTGCCCTGAGACTG CCATGTCAACAGTGGGAGGAAATTCAGAAGGAAGTCCCTGTGCCTTCCCCTTCACCTTCCTGGGAGACACCTATGAATCCTGTACCTCATCTGGACGCAGCGATGGCAAGATGTGGTGTGCCACCACCAAGAGTTACGATGACGACCGCAAGTGGGGTTTCTGTCCTGACCAAG GCTACAGTTTGTTCCTGGTGGCAGCCCATGAGTTTGGTCATGCCCTTGGCTTGGAGCACTCTCAGGACCCCGGAGCATTGATGGCCCCCATTTACACCTTCACTAAAGACTTCAGACTTTCCCAGGATGATATCAAAGGCATCCAGGAGCTCTATG GTGTGCCAACAGGCAAACCTCTGCCTCCAACCCAGGGACCCGTCACTCCCATGGACATCTGCAAAGAGCCAGTTATCTTTGATGCTGTAGCACAGATCAGAGGAGAGACTTTCTTCTTCAAGGACAG GTTCCTGTTCAGGTCAGTCAACTTCAGAGGCAAGCCCAGCGGACCCACACTAGTGGCCACCTACTGGCCTGACCTGCCTCTCAAGATAGATGCTGCCTATGAAAACCcagtggaggaaaaaacagTCTTCTTCGCAG GCAACGAGATGTGGGTCTACAAAGCAGATGACTTGGAGAAAGGCTACCCCAAGAGGCTCTCCAGCCTTGGCCTCCCCTCTGACCTGCAGCAAATTGACGCTGCCTTCAACTTCAGAAAGAATAGGAAGACTTACTTCTTTTCTGGGGACAAATTCTGGAG ATACGATGAAAATACAAAGAGAATGGACCCTGGCTTCCCCAAACTTATTGCTGATTCCTGGAATGGCATCCCAGATGGCATCGACTCTTCCTTCAGTCTTAATGGAATTG